From one Paenibacillus sp. FSL K6-1330 genomic stretch:
- a CDS encoding MFS transporter has protein sequence MADKSIALQKPKDTPSPAHGEAHQATVYKILIAISFVHLFNDSIQSVIPAIFPILKDNLLLTFTQIGWISFAINFTSSIIQPVIGYAADRRPTPILLPIGMCFTFAGVFILAYAHTYLLVLFAVVLIGLGSATFHPEGMRVAHMAAGMRKGLSQSIFQVGGNAGQSLAPLLTRYIFVPFGQFGAIGFTFVAAAGIIVQSYVAHWYHGMLKAGYTFKKKAAGRMLDPARRKSVRNATLVLVILVFIRSWYGAAISSYYAFYLMDAYKITIDNAQIYIFLFLASGAVGTFFGGPLADRFGRRNMIMLSMIGTAPIALILPFASPFWAAVLLLIGGFVLLSSFSVTVVYAQLLHPGNIGTVSGLITGFAFGMGGIGSLVLGNLGDAWGIGNVMIAIGFLPLLGLLALLLPGDDKLDQWARD, from the coding sequence ATGGCAGACAAAAGCATCGCTCTCCAAAAGCCCAAAGATACTCCAAGTCCTGCGCACGGAGAAGCACATCAAGCCACTGTATATAAAATTCTGATCGCCATCAGTTTCGTGCATTTGTTTAATGATTCGATTCAGTCCGTGATCCCTGCTATCTTTCCTATATTAAAGGATAATCTGCTGCTTACCTTTACTCAGATCGGTTGGATCTCCTTTGCTATCAACTTCACATCATCTATCATTCAGCCGGTTATCGGGTACGCCGCGGATCGAAGGCCTACACCAATTCTGCTTCCGATCGGTATGTGTTTCACGTTTGCAGGCGTATTTATTCTTGCATATGCACATACATATCTCCTGGTTCTATTCGCGGTCGTTCTGATCGGATTAGGCTCGGCGACCTTCCACCCTGAGGGAATGCGGGTCGCTCATATGGCTGCAGGTATGCGAAAAGGGTTATCCCAATCGATCTTTCAAGTAGGGGGCAATGCCGGACAGTCACTTGCTCCGCTCCTGACAAGATACATTTTCGTACCGTTCGGACAGTTTGGCGCGATCGGTTTCACCTTCGTTGCTGCGGCTGGTATCATCGTGCAATCCTATGTTGCGCATTGGTATCACGGCATGCTGAAGGCTGGTTACACATTTAAAAAGAAAGCTGCCGGGCGCATGCTCGATCCCGCCCGCCGCAAGAGCGTGCGCAATGCAACGCTGGTGCTCGTCATTCTCGTGTTTATCCGCTCCTGGTATGGCGCAGCCATCAGCAGCTATTATGCCTTCTACCTCATGGATGCATACAAGATCACGATTGATAATGCTCAGATTTATATTTTTCTGTTTCTCGCTTCCGGAGCTGTGGGCACCTTCTTCGGCGGTCCGCTGGCCGACCGCTTTGGCCGCCGCAATATGATCATGCTCTCCATGATCGGTACGGCACCCATTGCGTTGATTCTGCCGTTCGCCTCGCCATTCTGGGCGGCTGTATTGCTGCTCATCGGCGGATTTGTCCTATTGTCCAGTTTCTCAGTTACTGTTGTGTATGCCCAATTGCTGCATCCTGGCAATATCGGTACGGTATCCGGACTGATTACGGGATTTGCTTTTGGCATGGGCGGGATCGGTTCCCTTGTGCTCGGTAATCTCGGGGATGCGTGGGGAATCGGCAATGTTATGATCGCCATCGGCTTCCTGCCGCTGCTTGGTCTGCTTGCCCTGCTTCTTCCCGGTGATGACAAACTGGACCAGTGGGCGAGGGATTAA